From [Clostridium] symbiosum, a single genomic window includes:
- a CDS encoding phospholipase D-like domain-containing protein translates to MKYRKKGRLWLLPLLIILYLAVGAVVPFLTYKEVEEGTALLPGLEAMVSGEDKENRFSDRAMILETNASAWEERLRLMDQAKERIILSTFDMRDGESTKDLLALILEKADQGVHVQILVDGFSGLVRMTGRSLFQAVGSHPNIEIRHYNPINLLEPWKTQGRMHDKYVIVDDIGYILGGRNSFDYFIGTYGTEHESLDREVLIYNPAHGTGEGSDSSLYEVEKYFEGVWNLDVTKPFADSEKLAEKKSVSDEREMLRERMRTLRRDNPQLFEQTDYEDRTVETEGICLVSNPTGIYGKEPMVFYQLTKLMEARGEETAIHTPYLVCNTYMEKRLKEVKAAVPNMKIVFNSVENGDNFFASSDYLYRKKSLISMGIPLYEYDGGISTHGKSFTLGDDIAAVGSYNFDLRSTYLDTELMLVIKSKDLTKELNGNLEAIEKGCRKVIDETEYEVPSGITVAEIPGWKKLAMKVTGIVMAPFRFLI, encoded by the coding sequence ATGAAATACCGCAAAAAGGGACGGCTCTGGCTTCTTCCTCTGCTGATCATCCTGTATCTGGCCGTCGGGGCCGTAGTTCCATTCCTCACCTATAAGGAAGTGGAGGAAGGAACGGCGCTGCTTCCGGGACTTGAGGCAATGGTGAGCGGAGAAGATAAGGAAAACAGGTTTTCCGACCGCGCCATGATTCTGGAGACGAATGCAAGCGCCTGGGAGGAACGGCTTCGTCTGATGGATCAGGCGAAAGAGCGGATTATACTCTCAACCTTTGATATGAGGGACGGAGAGAGCACGAAAGATCTGCTCGCCCTGATCCTTGAGAAAGCCGACCAGGGAGTCCATGTACAAATCCTGGTCGACGGATTTTCCGGTCTGGTCAGGATGACGGGAAGGAGCCTGTTTCAGGCCGTCGGCTCCCATCCCAATATTGAAATACGCCACTATAACCCGATTAATCTCCTGGAACCCTGGAAAACCCAGGGACGGATGCATGACAAATATGTGATTGTGGATGACATCGGATATATTCTGGGGGGCCGCAATTCATTCGATTATTTTATCGGGACCTACGGCACGGAGCATGAGAGCCTCGACCGGGAGGTGCTTATTTACAATCCCGCCCATGGGACCGGGGAGGGAAGCGATAGTTCCCTGTATGAAGTTGAGAAGTATTTTGAGGGTGTCTGGAACCTGGACGTGACGAAACCCTTTGCCGACAGCGAAAAGCTGGCAGAAAAAAAGAGTGTGTCAGACGAAAGGGAAATGTTGAGGGAGAGGATGAGAACCCTCAGGAGAGACAATCCGCAACTATTCGAACAGACTGATTATGAAGATCGCACCGTAGAAACAGAGGGAATCTGCCTTGTGTCAAACCCCACAGGAATATATGGGAAGGAACCCATGGTATTTTATCAGCTCACAAAGCTTATGGAGGCCAGGGGAGAGGAGACCGCCATCCACACGCCCTATCTTGTATGCAATACATATATGGAGAAACGTCTTAAAGAAGTAAAAGCGGCGGTCCCAAATATGAAAATCGTCTTTAATTCAGTGGAAAATGGGGACAACTTTTTTGCATCCAGCGATTATCTGTACCGGAAGAAGTCCCTGATTTCCATGGGAATCCCGCTCTATGAGTATGACGGGGGAATTTCGACCCACGGAAAGTCCTTTACGTTGGGGGATGATATTGCGGCGGTCGGGTCCTACAATTTTGATCTGAGGAGCACCTATCTCGACACGGAGCTGATGCTTGTTATCAAGAGTAAAGATCTGACAAAGGAATTGAACGGGAATCTTGAGGCGATTGAGAAGGGATGCCGGAAGGTGATCGATGAGACGGAGTATGAGGTTCCATCCGGAATCACGGTGGCGGAGATTCCAGGCTGGAAAAAGCTTGCGATGAAGGTGACCGGGATTGTGATGGCGCCGTTTCGGTTTCTTATTTAA
- a CDS encoding TIGR00266 family protein, with amino-acid sequence MQYEIKGGNLPVVICSLENGESMFNESGAMCWMSPNMEMNTSGGGIGKMFGRMFSGENMFQNIYTARGGNGMIAFASSFPGSIRAVDITPNSALVVQKAGFLAAEAGVDLSVFFQKKAGAGFFGGEGFIMQKLSGQGTAFLEIDGAAVEYDLAPGQKMIIDTGYLAAMTETCSIDLQAVKGAKNMLFGGEGFFNTVITGPGHIILQTMPVSKTAMCMYQYMPHSSN; translated from the coding sequence ATGCAGTATGAAATTAAGGGCGGGAATCTTCCTGTTGTTATCTGTTCGCTGGAGAATGGGGAGTCTATGTTTAATGAGAGCGGGGCTATGTGCTGGATGAGTCCTAATATGGAGATGAATACTTCCGGGGGTGGGATTGGGAAGATGTTTGGGCGGATGTTCTCGGGTGAGAATATGTTTCAGAATATCTATACGGCCCGCGGCGGCAACGGGATGATCGCGTTTGCTTCTTCTTTCCCCGGTTCTATCAGAGCTGTTGATATTACTCCCAATTCTGCACTTGTTGTACAGAAAGCAGGGTTTCTGGCGGCTGAAGCTGGGGTTGACCTCTCTGTTTTCTTCCAGAAGAAAGCCGGCGCCGGTTTCTTCGGCGGCGAGGGTTTTATTATGCAGAAGCTGTCCGGCCAGGGTACTGCGTTCCTTGAAATTGACGGGGCTGCGGTGGAATATGATCTTGCGCCAGGCCAAAAGATGATTATTGATACCGGTTATCTTGCCGCCATGACCGAAACCTGCTCCATTGATCTGCAGGCCGTAAAGGGGGCAAAAAATATGCTGTTTGGCGGCGAAGGCTTTTTTAATACCGTGATTACGGGGCCAGGGCATATTATTTTACAGACTATGCCGGTTTCTAAGACTGCTATGTGCATGTATCAGTATATGCCTCACTCCAGTAATTAA
- a CDS encoding transcriptional repressor, translating into MKTLKYSRQRESIKTCLMGRKDHPTADALYTCIREQFPNISLGTVYRNLNLLVDLGEIRKFSCGDGTDHFDYDTSPHYHFVCKQCGKIMDISMNAAKGLEEEAGKHVNGTIEDHTIFFYGTCGDCSSASGQ; encoded by the coding sequence ATGAAAACACTCAAGTACAGCCGCCAAAGGGAATCCATTAAAACCTGCCTGATGGGGCGTAAGGATCATCCTACCGCTGACGCCTTATACACCTGCATCCGGGAACAGTTTCCCAATATCAGTCTTGGTACCGTGTACCGGAATCTGAATCTCCTGGTGGATTTAGGCGAAATACGCAAGTTTTCCTGTGGGGATGGAACTGACCACTTTGATTATGATACCTCCCCTCATTACCACTTCGTATGTAAACAGTGCGGAAAAATCATGGATATCTCTATGAATGCGGCAAAGGGACTGGAGGAAGAAGCGGGCAAGCATGTTAATGGAACGATTGAAGATCACACTATTTTCTTCTATGGTACCTGCGGTGACTGCTCTTCTGCATCCGGCCAGTAA
- a CDS encoding lactate dehydrogenase produces MYYYKVEGQLCCSLEKDLPYEKAEKPEKITSLIYLFDREPGSCRASFRVNDPAMLFAESENVSWLSSVKLAEAAEGKEVDETIREVIREGKMRAVNMRHPQFAEIVKEKQEGGKKRVNVLAIGDVGSTLLTGLHLLGGDVISSIGICDISDKVTARWEFEENQIAYPWDYDALPEVDIVKPEDLFKCDVFVFVASKGIPPVGSGVKDVRMYQFENNSKIVAQYARQARAEHFKGLFAVVSDPVDPLAKTAWLESNKNENGVLDHQGLRPEQVHGFGLGVMNARAAYYAKRDERFRQFLTEGRSFGPHGQDLVVADSIEHYNDELSKELTELTVTANLHMRAIGFKPFIAPAYSSGAISLVLMMRGAWHCGSVFLGGVYMGVKNRYTASGLETEVLPLPEKLYERIVLAEDNLKKIV; encoded by the coding sequence ATGTATTATTATAAAGTGGAGGGACAGCTCTGCTGTTCACTGGAGAAAGATCTGCCCTATGAGAAGGCGGAAAAACCGGAGAAAATCACATCTCTTATCTATCTGTTCGACAGGGAGCCGGGAAGTTGCCGGGCATCCTTCCGGGTAAATGATCCGGCCATGCTGTTTGCAGAGAGTGAGAATGTTTCCTGGCTGAGCAGCGTAAAACTGGCCGAAGCCGCAGAGGGAAAAGAAGTGGATGAAACGATCCGGGAAGTGATCCGGGAAGGTAAGATGCGCGCTGTAAACATGCGTCATCCCCAATTTGCAGAGATTGTAAAGGAGAAGCAGGAAGGCGGCAAAAAACGCGTCAACGTGCTTGCCATCGGTGATGTGGGCAGCACGCTCCTCACGGGGCTCCATCTGCTGGGAGGTGATGTGATAAGTTCCATCGGAATCTGTGATATTTCCGATAAAGTGACGGCAAGATGGGAATTTGAAGAAAACCAGATTGCTTATCCGTGGGATTACGATGCCCTTCCGGAGGTTGACATCGTAAAGCCGGAGGATCTCTTCAAATGTGACGTCTTCGTATTTGTGGCCTCCAAGGGGATTCCTCCCGTTGGCTCCGGTGTCAAGGACGTGAGAATGTACCAGTTTGAAAACAATTCCAAGATCGTCGCCCAGTACGCAAGACAGGCCAGGGCGGAACATTTTAAAGGACTGTTTGCCGTGGTTTCCGATCCGGTGGATCCTCTTGCCAAGACGGCATGGCTGGAGAGCAATAAGAATGAAAACGGGGTTCTGGATCATCAGGGCCTCCGTCCGGAACAGGTCCATGGATTCGGCCTGGGTGTAATGAACGCCCGCGCCGCTTATTATGCAAAGCGCGATGAGAGGTTCAGACAGTTCCTGACGGAAGGACGTTCCTTCGGCCCCCACGGCCAGGATCTGGTTGTTGCGGATTCCATTGAACACTACAATGACGAACTGTCAAAAGAACTGACCGAATTGACCGTGACGGCGAATCTTCATATGAGAGCCATCGGTTTTAAGCCGTTCATTGCACCGGCGTATTCTTCGGGGGCAATCTCTCTTGTGCTGATGATGCGCGGCGCCTGGCACTGCGGCTCCGTTTTCCTTGGCGGCGTCTATATGGGAGTGAAAAACAGGTACACTGCATCCGGGCTTGAGACGGAAGTGCTTCCTCTGCCGGAAAAACTTTATGAAAGAATCGTGTTGGCCGAGGATAATTTGAAGAAAATTGTATAA
- a CDS encoding cytidyltransferase-related domain protein, whose protein sequence is MSKKQIRQIITDLTERLCRKEFLEESGLSKKNILMLMNKEHWEEQLTRLIPIKKRVSCRTVYEICEEPLALLGREPEEGWMKFTYQYVCHILYPDEAFTEATGRFSAGALFYLEVLQYFFDMEREVIPFDSLYDFGFLSDEEAHKFESFEEYIRFKNTFAKEYIYEMMRLNAEVTPFRTLEHIAGVHYVAMTVGRGLAEAGLPIDLTLTSGAAAGHDLGKFGCKPNERVPYLHYYYTNQWFNNHSMEYTGHIAANHSTWDLEPENLSVESLVLIYSDFRVKQSRGEDGREITYISSLDEAFNVILSKLDNVDETKLNRYRFVYSKLHDFEDYMRSLGVDVNLDGHPQKRAALPDISLRNTEQTIESLVFMGIEHNIEIMHRMAAERQFGNLLEAARSEKSWKNIRAYLNIFEEYFTYTNDKQKEQTLGFLYELLMHREGDIRAQAAKLLGHVIAQFNAGYRKERPADMPDIAEARVMELWNEYLEMIIRPDHKLTVQQKRRIRYNLKVVLDSIVEYAGAADFHHFLRAFLKWYERGEELEPGEAFVLLDTVHFMPFEQFNEEELGRVGNFAVYEAGADELEVRIAAWRAFKLITAYQPAHPCCEAIAECVMNATVEGNITMTFLQYRVLNNLGYDTELQQKELYERDVVSDIFLDNLKTSTPWIIKAVNIKLLVDQIDHGKYEHILHIAAHFSNLIKVSEHVVVRHDAGQALLRIIELLTPDQRNEISVELVKGLEVGEYEFSKYIPRYLGESALWLPPEQLDEILVYLSSLMASPNDRIVSVALDTVGILLECYPCYRERFKDEPERWERRRRRFLGMLLNGLANYRETVRQEALLVIGQTVFGSNRLTCSEKNEIFSLCFRKLLFLLNENKGDELTAFYRAAALSNICRFITAYRLNEGEFQIEERNEVAFFPGTFDPFTLSHKEIVREIRNMGYEVYLAVDEFSWSKKAQPHLIRRQIVNMSVADEFHVNLFPDDIPVNIANPADLKRLKEVFEGREVYIVAGSDVIANASSYKKKPCEHSIHTMNHIAFRRVGDKRSDNKYNRKMMESITGKVFELELPEHLEDISSTKIRENIDMNRDISNLIDPSVQEYIYYNGLYLREPEYKPIIRARAIAFEEVKEPEEALLEEISERILKEEDHREQLMESIRISGDHLLLLRNTVDDNRLVGVARFRSLAPDELFTVLKKVDLADLVRRHTSGEILLISGIHVEKDPMIYDAEQLLLAEVIARSLPLRCGYALFFPYEGRCPERVLSAIERQGFVKAPEFQEEAPLFLVDMHAPLLLMQNLETTLKEPFSSNPRVLKAIYKAHQDLQMAMTGFYPGQLVLSLSASLIYHRLVDMITSLNEVPREPVVPRSLGEAMCVPFGKILRGKVIPNTVTKTLHTDKVFSPDLNEDAIEAFPYYSPLSSQIRAIKSFDRPVILVDDLLHRGGRFEALEPMLSEARVEIKKIILGVISGYGRDTLATKGVEADSVYFVPNLKFWFVESTLYPFIGGDTVRRDTVQVAGLTPSINLILPYAVPPLKDCSSESLFEFSACCIRNARDILLVLEAEYRDQFARNLTLSRLSEAVILPLCPDKGDCVSYDPNLAASVYLENDLQMLYRTKKAIGREL, encoded by the coding sequence ATGAGCAAAAAACAAATCCGTCAAATCATCACCGATTTAACCGAACGGCTGTGCCGAAAAGAATTCCTGGAGGAATCAGGGCTCAGCAAGAAAAACATTCTGATGTTAATGAATAAAGAACACTGGGAGGAGCAGCTCACGCGTCTCATCCCGATTAAAAAGCGGGTTTCCTGCCGCACGGTATACGAAATCTGTGAGGAGCCCCTCGCGCTCTTAGGACGCGAACCCGAAGAGGGCTGGATGAAATTCACTTATCAGTATGTCTGCCACATTCTCTATCCCGATGAGGCATTCACGGAAGCCACGGGCAGATTCTCGGCCGGGGCCTTATTCTACCTGGAAGTTCTCCAATATTTCTTCGATATGGAGCGGGAGGTAATTCCTTTTGATTCCCTCTATGATTTTGGCTTCCTGAGCGATGAAGAAGCGCATAAATTTGAATCATTCGAGGAATATATCCGGTTTAAAAATACATTTGCCAAAGAATATATCTACGAAATGATGCGTTTGAACGCGGAGGTAACTCCGTTCAGAACGTTGGAACATATTGCAGGAGTCCACTATGTGGCCATGACGGTCGGACGGGGACTTGCCGAAGCGGGGCTGCCAATCGATTTGACACTGACTTCGGGAGCTGCCGCAGGCCATGATCTCGGTAAATTCGGCTGCAAGCCCAACGAGCGTGTGCCTTATCTTCACTATTATTATACAAACCAGTGGTTCAACAATCACTCCATGGAATATACCGGCCATATTGCGGCCAACCATTCCACCTGGGATCTGGAGCCGGAGAACCTGTCGGTGGAATCCCTGGTCTTAATCTACTCCGACTTCCGGGTCAAACAGAGCCGCGGCGAAGACGGACGGGAAATCACCTATATCTCCAGTCTGGACGAGGCGTTCAATGTCATCCTTTCCAAGCTGGACAATGTGGATGAGACAAAGCTGAACCGGTACCGTTTCGTCTACTCCAAGCTGCATGACTTTGAGGACTACATGCGCTCACTGGGAGTCGATGTAAACCTAGACGGCCACCCGCAGAAACGCGCCGCCCTTCCCGATATTTCACTCAGAAATACGGAGCAGACGATAGAATCCCTGGTATTTATGGGAATTGAACATAATATCGAGATCATGCACCGCATGGCTGCGGAACGGCAGTTCGGAAACCTGCTGGAGGCGGCCAGGAGCGAAAAAAGCTGGAAGAATATTCGTGCATACCTGAATATTTTTGAAGAATATTTCACCTATACAAACGACAAGCAGAAAGAGCAGACACTGGGATTCCTTTATGAACTCCTGATGCACAGAGAGGGCGATATCAGGGCTCAGGCCGCGAAGCTTCTCGGCCATGTCATTGCCCAGTTCAATGCAGGATACCGGAAAGAGAGACCGGCCGATATGCCAGATATTGCCGAAGCCAGGGTGATGGAACTGTGGAATGAATATCTGGAAATGATCATCCGTCCCGACCACAAGCTCACTGTCCAGCAGAAACGCCGTATACGCTATAACCTGAAGGTGGTTCTGGATTCAATCGTAGAGTATGCGGGTGCCGCGGACTTCCATCATTTTCTCCGGGCATTTTTAAAGTGGTATGAGAGGGGAGAGGAACTGGAACCGGGGGAGGCCTTTGTCCTTCTCGACACGGTGCACTTTATGCCGTTTGAACAGTTTAACGAGGAAGAACTGGGCCGCGTCGGAAACTTTGCGGTTTACGAGGCCGGGGCGGACGAACTGGAGGTTCGGATTGCCGCGTGGAGGGCGTTTAAGCTGATTACGGCATACCAGCCGGCCCATCCATGCTGTGAGGCGATCGCTGAGTGCGTGATGAATGCGACCGTGGAAGGAAACATTACAATGACATTCCTTCAGTACCGCGTTTTAAACAATCTGGGTTACGATACGGAGCTTCAGCAGAAAGAGCTTTACGAGCGGGACGTGGTTTCCGATATTTTTCTGGATAACCTGAAGACGTCTACACCCTGGATCATCAAGGCGGTTAACATAAAACTGCTGGTAGATCAGATAGACCACGGGAAATATGAGCACATTCTCCACATTGCCGCCCATTTTTCCAACCTGATCAAAGTCAGTGAGCACGTTGTCGTGCGCCACGATGCGGGCCAGGCGCTTTTGCGGATTATCGAACTTCTGACGCCGGATCAGCGGAACGAAATTTCCGTCGAGCTGGTGAAAGGCCTGGAGGTGGGAGAATATGAATTCTCCAAATACATTCCCCGCTATCTGGGAGAGTCGGCCCTGTGGCTGCCGCCCGAGCAGCTTGATGAGATCCTGGTGTATCTGAGCAGCCTGATGGCCAGCCCCAACGACAGGATTGTCTCGGTGGCTCTTGACACGGTGGGAATTCTGCTGGAATGCTATCCGTGCTACAGGGAGCGGTTTAAGGATGAGCCGGAGCGCTGGGAGCGTCGTCGCAGAAGGTTCCTGGGCATGCTGTTAAACGGACTTGCCAACTACAGGGAAACAGTGCGCCAGGAGGCCCTGCTTGTAATCGGCCAGACCGTGTTTGGGTCAAACCGCCTTACATGCAGTGAAAAGAATGAGATTTTCTCCCTCTGTTTCAGAAAACTGCTGTTCCTGCTCAATGAAAATAAAGGGGATGAACTGACCGCATTTTACCGTGCGGCAGCCCTGTCCAATATCTGCCGTTTCATTACGGCATACCGGCTGAATGAAGGGGAATTCCAAATTGAGGAGAGAAATGAGGTGGCATTTTTCCCGGGAACCTTTGACCCCTTTACGCTGTCCCACAAAGAGATTGTCCGTGAGATTAGAAATATGGGCTACGAGGTGTACCTGGCCGTGGATGAATTCTCCTGGTCTAAAAAAGCGCAGCCCCACCTGATCCGCCGCCAGATTGTCAATATGTCGGTGGCCGACGAATTCCATGTGAACCTGTTTCCGGACGATATTCCGGTCAACATTGCAAACCCGGCGGACTTAAAACGGCTGAAAGAAGTGTTTGAAGGCAGGGAGGTCTATATTGTAGCAGGCAGCGACGTGATAGCCAATGCTTCTTCTTATAAGAAGAAACCCTGCGAACATTCCATCCATACCATGAACCACATTGCGTTCCGGCGTGTCGGCGACAAGCGTTCGGACAACAAATATAACAGAAAGATGATGGAATCCATTACCGGCAAGGTCTTTGAACTGGAACTGCCGGAGCATTTAGAGGATATCAGTTCCACGAAAATCAGGGAAAATATCGATATGAACCGCGATATTTCCAACCTGATCGATCCCTCTGTCCAGGAGTACATCTATTATAACGGATTGTATTTACGGGAACCGGAATATAAACCGATTATACGGGCCAGAGCTATTGCTTTCGAGGAGGTAAAGGAGCCGGAGGAAGCGCTGTTAGAAGAAATTTCGGAGCGTATCCTGAAGGAAGAGGATCACAGGGAACAGCTTATGGAATCGATCCGTATTTCAGGGGATCACCTGCTGCTTCTGAGAAATACCGTGGACGATAACAGGCTGGTGGGAGTGGCAAGGTTCCGCTCTCTGGCGCCGGATGAGCTGTTTACGGTGCTTAAAAAAGTAGATCTGGCAGACTTGGTCCGCCGCCACACATCGGGGGAAATTCTCCTGATATCGGGAATCCATGTGGAAAAGGATCCGATGATATACGATGCGGAACAGCTTCTGCTGGCGGAAGTGATTGCCCGTTCCCTGCCGCTGCGGTGTGGCTACGCCCTGTTTTTCCCGTATGAGGGACGCTGCCCTGAGCGTGTGCTCTCGGCTATCGAACGCCAGGGTTTTGTGAAAGCGCCCGAGTTCCAGGAGGAGGCGCCGCTGTTCCTGGTCGATATGCATGCGCCCCTTCTGTTAATGCAGAACCTGGAGACGACCTTAAAGGAGCCGTTTTCCAGCAATCCGCGCGTGCTGAAGGCGATCTACAAGGCACACCAGGATTTACAGATGGCAATGACCGGATTTTATCCCGGGCAGCTCGTGCTGTCGCTTTCGGCCAGCCTGATTTACCACCGTCTGGTGGATATGATTACTTCCCTGAATGAAGTTCCGAGGGAGCCGGTGGTTCCAAGGAGCCTTGGAGAGGCCATGTGTGTGCCGTTTGGAAAAATCCTCAGGGGAAAGGTCATCCCGAATACGGTTACAAAAACGCTCCATACAGATAAGGTTTTTTCGCCGGACCTGAATGAAGATGCCATCGAGGCATTCCCTTACTATTCACCGTTAAGCAGCCAGATCCGGGCAATTAAGTCGTTTGACCGCCCCGTTATCCTGGTGGATGACCTGCTGCACCGCGGAGGCCGTTTTGAGGCGCTGGAACCGATGCTCAGCGAGGCGCGGGTAGAGATAAAGAAAATCATTCTGGGTGTGATTTCCGGATATGGCCGGGATACGCTGGCAACAAAAGGCGTGGAGGCAGACAGCGTTTATTTTGTGCCGAACCTCAAATTCTGGTTTGTGGAATCCACACTCTATCCGTTTATCGGAGGCGACACGGTGCGCCGCGATACGGTGCAGGTGGCGGGGCTTACGCCTTCCATCAACCTGATACTGCCGTATGCCGTTCCGCCGCTTAAGGACTGCAGCAGTGAATCATTGTTTGAATTTTCCGCCTGCTGTATCAGGAACGCGCGTGATATCCTGCTGGTCCTCGAGGCGGAGTACCGGGATCAGTTTGCAAGAAACCTGACTCTGAGCCGTCTGTCGGAAGCGGTTATCCTTCCGCTCTGTCCGGATAAGGGAGACTGTGTAAGCTATGACCCGAACCTGGCTGCGTCCGTCTATCTGGAAAATGATCTCCAGATGCTTTACCGGACGAAGAAAGCCATAGGGCGGGAATTATAA
- a CDS encoding NAD(P)H-dependent oxidoreductase, with translation MNSSDITVIKLQGESGEESGRLEEVLLAALDGLKVHFIHSADEMGYFTDKTAQYGTKRLLFAVCLGKTGINPEYYRVLRFLRENPESLNGWTGGVVMDGDSDLYTKSAARELTFTANCCGCTFVGRPLVEGTKTLSNFTIVAGNMETDLKSAYKKSVEILVHEIMEFDRPLSDRPNLLVLHASSHQTSNTFALWNAVRERLDGFDITEIGLRNGTLSDCSGCPYKMCLHFGEKGSCFYGGIIAEDVYPAVKKADALVMLCPNYNDALSANLTAFINRLTALFRTTRFYDKALFGIVVSGYSGSDIVAEQLIAALNMNKTFYLPGNFAMLETANNAGTAMKLPGIEERIEQFAENITKTLKKEAAE, from the coding sequence TTGAACAGTTCAGATATAACAGTGATTAAGCTTCAGGGAGAATCCGGCGAGGAGTCCGGACGGCTTGAAGAGGTGCTTTTGGCCGCACTTGACGGACTTAAGGTCCATTTTATCCACAGCGCGGATGAGATGGGATATTTTACGGATAAGACGGCGCAGTACGGCACAAAACGGCTGCTGTTTGCCGTCTGTCTCGGTAAGACGGGCATCAACCCGGAGTATTACAGGGTGTTGCGCTTCCTCAGGGAGAACCCGGAAAGCCTGAACGGCTGGACGGGGGGCGTTGTCATGGACGGTGACAGCGACCTTTACACCAAATCGGCGGCCAGAGAACTTACCTTTACCGCAAACTGCTGTGGCTGTACCTTTGTGGGACGCCCCCTGGTGGAGGGGACGAAAACGCTGTCCAATTTTACCATCGTAGCCGGCAACATGGAAACGGATCTGAAAAGCGCATACAAAAAAAGCGTTGAAATCCTGGTGCATGAAATCATGGAATTTGACCGGCCCCTGTCGGACCGGCCCAATCTCCTGGTTCTTCACGCATCGAGCCACCAGACTTCCAACACATTTGCACTCTGGAATGCGGTCAGGGAACGGCTGGACGGTTTTGACATCACGGAAATCGGGCTGAGAAACGGAACACTTTCCGACTGTTCCGGCTGTCCGTACAAAATGTGCCTTCACTTTGGCGAGAAGGGAAGCTGCTTTTACGGCGGAATCATCGCGGAGGATGTTTATCCGGCGGTTAAGAAAGCGGATGCCCTCGTGATGCTGTGCCCTAACTACAATGATGCCCTGTCCGCCAATCTGACGGCATTTATCAACCGGCTGACGGCTTTGTTCCGAACGACGCGGTTTTATGACAAAGCGCTGTTCGGGATTGTGGTTTCAGGTTATTCCGGAAGCGATATTGTGGCGGAGCAGTTGATTGCCGCCCTCAATATGAATAAAACCTTTTATCTTCCGGGAAATTTTGCGATGCTGGAGACAGCCAACAACGCGGGCACCGCGATGAAATTACCCGGTATCGAAGAGAGAATTGAGCAGTTTGCAGAAAATATTACAAAAACACTGAAAAAAGAGGCAGCAGAATGA
- a CDS encoding NADH peroxidase — MKKFVCMVCGYVHEGEAAPEKCPVCNAPAEKFKEQAADMSWAAEHVVGVAQGASEDIMMDLRANYEGECKEVGMYLAMARVAHREGYPEIGLYWEKAAYEEAEHAAKFAELLGEVVTDSTKKNLEMRVEAENGATAGKFDLAKRAKAANLDAIHDTVHEMARDEARHGRAFEGLLNRYFGK, encoded by the coding sequence ATGAAGAAATTTGTATGTATGGTATGTGGTTATGTTCATGAAGGTGAAGCAGCTCCGGAGAAATGTCCAGTATGTAATGCACCGGCTGAGAAGTTCAAAGAGCAGGCAGCAGATATGAGTTGGGCCGCTGAGCACGTTGTAGGCGTAGCACAGGGCGCAAGTGAAGATATTATGATGGACTTAAGAGCTAACTACGAAGGCGAATGTAAAGAAGTTGGTATGTATCTTGCAATGGCAAGAGTTGCTCATAGAGAAGGCTATCCTGAGATTGGTTTATACTGGGAAAAAGCTGCTTACGAAGAGGCTGAGCATGCTGCTAAATTTGCAGAGTTACTCGGCGAAGTAGTAACAGACAGCACAAAGAAAAACCTTGAGATGCGTGTAGAAGCTGAGAACGGCGCTACAGCAGGTAAGTTTGACCTTGCAAAACGTGCGAAAGCTGCCAACCTTGACGCAATCCATGACACAGTTCATGAAATGGCCAGAGACGAGGCCCGTCACGGCAGAGCATTTGAAGGTCTGTTAAACAGATACTTTGGTAAATAA